One stretch of Dissulfurimicrobium hydrothermale DNA includes these proteins:
- a CDS encoding molybdopterin-dependent oxidoreductase: MSAKKQEKDMKTNKVIEVDGEKIHIQMTRRGFLKSTAFLGGLAAASQVPGLGLLETARAKGLLGNNYPFDNAENVIYSCCLQCHTACTIKCKILDGVMVSVAGNPYSPMNMNPQLSYDTKPQEAVLYDGRLCPKGNAGVQTLYDPYRIRKVLKRKPGTNRGENKWITVDFDQAITEIVNGGNIFGEGNVPGLKEIYAVRDPAIMKSLKEDSEKVAKKEMSLDDFKSKHQEYLHLLIDPDHPDLGPKNNQFVFLAGRIEGSRHEFAKRWTKDAFGSVNCYEHTTVCEQSHHIAYKQFTASYEYDKKKWKDGKAHMKPDVPNCEFVIFFGTSPFEANFGPTSWTSYIMNAQAKRNFRFAVVDPRLSNTAAKANYWVPIKPGGDAAFALGMARWIIENNRYNEAYLRAANRVAAKANGDTTWSNASHLVMLSKDGKRGERLLRSDDCGLSPSDRFVVSAGGKLVAFDPYTEEGQPVVGDLLAEGEIRGVKYKTAFSLFKDVVMEKGLDEWAEEAGIPVKQIIEVAREFTSHGRKAVADMYRGPVQHTNGYYNGRCILALNLMVGNGDWKGGLSAGGGGWDMDGGKEGQPFPLKTLHPNKLGSFGVHITREQRHYEDTTMFQKYGYPARRTWYPYTGDVYQEVIPSAADGYPYAIGVLFIHMGTPALSVPGANSTIDILRDPKKIPLVLSDDIVIGETTMYSDYIFPDTAIWERWTTQSCPPNILTASSTVRQPAVEPPTEICTVFGQKQHISMEAVMLAIAEKLGLSGYGPDGFGPGMPFTHRDEYYLKFVANIAYGNKAGKDKAPIADQEELELFRKARRHLSKAVFDEERWKKAVGNDEDLWRRVVYVLNRGGRFEDASKAYEGDKVTHQYKNQFNLFCEAVATGRHSMTGKNFSGLPIAEPVRDAAGRDIHFSGEFPFQLFTYKLIMGGQSRTIGNYWTMVAQQGQNYVQMNRRDAEKFGLKDGDLVRLEGPTNLKGTIPLLPGVEKPVTGVLKTEEGIRPGTVAVSWSYGHWAYGSQDVSVDGALIKGDKRRATGICPNSVMMVDQTVKNTCLSDPIGGSCSFYDSWVRVVRA; the protein is encoded by the coding sequence ATGAGCGCCAAAAAACAGGAAAAAGATATGAAGACAAACAAGGTTATCGAGGTTGATGGCGAAAAGATACATATACAGATGACCCGCAGGGGTTTTTTAAAGAGCACTGCGTTCCTGGGCGGCCTTGCGGCGGCATCTCAGGTCCCGGGCCTTGGACTCCTGGAGACTGCGAGGGCAAAGGGTCTTCTTGGCAACAACTATCCATTCGACAACGCGGAAAACGTCATCTATTCATGCTGTCTCCAGTGCCATACCGCGTGCACCATCAAGTGCAAAATATTAGACGGTGTCATGGTGAGCGTGGCTGGCAATCCATATAGCCCTATGAACATGAACCCTCAGCTTTCATATGACACAAAACCCCAGGAAGCAGTCCTGTATGATGGTCGTCTCTGCCCAAAGGGCAACGCAGGGGTCCAGACCCTCTATGACCCGTACAGGATAAGAAAGGTCTTGAAGAGAAAGCCCGGCACCAACCGTGGTGAAAACAAATGGATCACAGTGGACTTTGATCAGGCCATAACCGAGATAGTAAACGGCGGTAACATCTTTGGCGAAGGAAATGTCCCTGGACTTAAAGAGATTTACGCGGTTCGCGACCCTGCCATTATGAAATCCCTGAAGGAAGACTCTGAAAAGGTCGCAAAGAAAGAGATGAGCCTTGATGACTTCAAGTCGAAGCACCAGGAATACCTCCACCTCCTTATAGACCCGGATCACCCTGACCTTGGCCCGAAGAACAACCAATTCGTATTCCTGGCCGGCCGTATCGAGGGTAGCAGGCATGAATTTGCAAAGAGGTGGACCAAGGACGCCTTTGGATCGGTCAACTGCTATGAGCACACAACCGTGTGTGAACAGTCACACCATATAGCATACAAGCAGTTTACGGCCTCATACGAATATGACAAGAAAAAATGGAAAGACGGCAAGGCCCATATGAAACCGGATGTGCCGAACTGCGAGTTTGTAATCTTTTTCGGCACAAGCCCGTTTGAGGCGAACTTCGGCCCGACGAGCTGGACGTCATACATCATGAACGCCCAGGCGAAACGCAATTTCCGTTTTGCCGTGGTTGACCCGCGGCTCAGCAATACCGCGGCCAAGGCAAACTACTGGGTGCCAATAAAACCAGGTGGAGATGCGGCCTTTGCCCTTGGCATGGCGAGATGGATCATCGAAAACAACAGATATAATGAGGCCTACTTAAGGGCGGCAAACCGCGTGGCGGCCAAGGCAAACGGGGATACCACCTGGTCCAACGCATCTCACCTTGTCATGCTCTCTAAAGACGGGAAGCGCGGCGAGAGGCTGTTGAGAAGCGATGACTGCGGGCTTTCTCCATCTGATCGCTTCGTCGTAAGCGCAGGGGGAAAACTTGTGGCCTTTGACCCCTATACAGAAGAGGGCCAGCCAGTAGTGGGCGATCTCCTTGCCGAAGGCGAGATAAGAGGCGTCAAGTACAAGACGGCATTTTCGCTCTTTAAGGACGTCGTCATGGAAAAGGGCCTTGACGAGTGGGCCGAAGAGGCGGGCATCCCGGTCAAGCAGATAATAGAGGTCGCCAGGGAATTCACCAGCCACGGCAGAAAGGCCGTGGCTGACATGTACCGCGGCCCGGTACAGCACACGAATGGCTACTATAACGGCCGGTGCATACTCGCCCTAAATCTTATGGTCGGCAACGGCGACTGGAAGGGCGGCCTCTCGGCAGGAGGCGGCGGCTGGGATATGGACGGCGGCAAGGAGGGGCAACCCTTCCCGTTAAAGACGCTGCATCCCAATAAGCTTGGTTCTTTCGGGGTGCATATCACCAGGGAGCAGAGGCATTATGAGGATACCACCATGTTTCAAAAATATGGGTATCCGGCCAGGAGGACCTGGTATCCATATACCGGCGATGTCTATCAGGAGGTGATCCCGAGCGCGGCCGACGGATACCCATATGCCATAGGGGTGCTCTTTATACACATGGGCACCCCAGCCCTTTCAGTCCCGGGGGCGAATTCGACCATCGATATCTTACGTGATCCAAAAAAGATACCCCTCGTATTGTCCGACGACATCGTAATTGGGGAGACCACGATGTATTCGGACTACATCTTCCCTGACACCGCTATATGGGAAAGATGGACAACGCAAAGCTGCCCTCCGAACATCTTGACAGCTTCAAGTACTGTGAGACAGCCTGCTGTGGAACCCCCCACGGAGATATGCACTGTTTTCGGCCAGAAACAGCACATCTCGATGGAGGCCGTGATGCTTGCCATTGCCGAAAAACTGGGGCTTTCCGGTTACGGGCCGGACGGCTTCGGACCAGGCATGCCGTTTACCCATCGGGATGAATATTATCTTAAGTTTGTCGCCAACATCGCCTATGGCAACAAGGCCGGTAAAGACAAGGCGCCCATTGCGGATCAGGAAGAGCTCGAACTCTTCAGAAAGGCAAGGAGGCACCTTTCCAAGGCGGTCTTTGATGAAGAAAGATGGAAAAAGGCCGTTGGCAATGATGAAGATCTCTGGCGCAGGGTCGTCTACGTGCTAAACCGCGGCGGGCGTTTTGAAGACGCAAGCAAGGCATACGAAGGCGACAAGGTAACGCATCAATATAAAAATCAGTTCAACCTGTTCTGTGAGGCGGTGGCCACTGGAAGACACAGCATGACAGGGAAGAACTTCTCCGGTCTTCCAATTGCCGAGCCAGTGCGTGACGCAGCGGGCAGAGATATCCATTTCTCAGGCGAATTTCCATTCCAGCTCTTTACCTACAAACTGATCATGGGCGGTCAGTCAAGAACCATAGGTAACTACTGGACCATGGTGGCCCAGCAGGGGCAGAACTATGTTCAGATGAATAGACGGGATGCAGAGAAATTTGGCCTCAAAGACGGAGACCTGGTGCGTCTTGAGGGACCAACCAACCTCAAAGGGACCATCCCGCTCTTGCCGGGCGTTGAGAAACCTGTGACCGGCGTGCTCAAGACCGAGGAAGGCATACGCCCCGGAACCGTGGCTGTAAGCTGGAGTTACGGCCACTGGGCCTACGGTTCACAGGATGTGTCGGTTGACGGCGCACTTATCAAGGGGGACAAGAGGCGCGCAACAGGTATCTGTCCGAACTCAGTAATGATGGTGGATCAGACAGTCAAAAACACATGCCTCTCCGACCCGATCGGCGGGAGCTGTTCCTTCTATGATTCATGGGTCAGGGTGGTAAGGGCCTGA
- a CDS encoding response regulator transcription factor, whose translation MKKTRVIIVDDHTLLLAGLKMLIDAQEDMEVVGEATEAHGAIQAVTELKPDCVLLDISIPGASGIEILPKLRENSPESRIIMLTMHENQQYLERAMDGGAAGFLLKKAMDEDLIYAIRSVTRGEMYISPSMLKGLVGKMAKGPSKTGATLEDKETRLWEGLSPREKEVMENVARGFTCREIAELYNLSEKTVTTYRSRAFIKLGLQSRSELVALALKLGILKKDDEM comes from the coding sequence ATGAAAAAGACGCGGGTAATAATAGTAGATGACCACACGCTGCTCCTTGCAGGACTCAAGATGCTCATTGACGCGCAGGAAGACATGGAGGTGGTCGGAGAGGCGACGGAGGCCCATGGCGCTATCCAGGCCGTGACAGAACTCAAGCCTGATTGCGTTCTGCTTGACATATCCATCCCTGGTGCAAGCGGGATTGAAATACTCCCTAAGCTACGCGAAAATTCCCCCGAATCGCGCATAATCATGCTCACCATGCACGAAAATCAGCAATACCTTGAGCGAGCCATGGATGGCGGGGCCGCGGGGTTCCTCCTCAAAAAAGCCATGGACGAAGACCTGATTTACGCCATAAGATCAGTGACAAGGGGAGAGATGTATATCTCTCCGAGCATGTTAAAAGGGCTGGTCGGAAAGATGGCGAAAGGACCTTCAAAGACCGGCGCAACCCTTGAGGACAAGGAGACCAGACTCTGGGAAGGCCTGAGCCCAAGGGAAAAAGAGGTAATGGAGAACGTCGCCAGGGGCTTTACATGCAGGGAGATCGCCGAGCTCTATAACCTCAGCGAAAAGACTGTAACTACATACCGGTCAAGGGCCTTCATAAAACTGGGTCTCCAGAGCCGGTCCGAGCTCGTGGCCCTGGCGTTGAAACTTGGCATCCTGAAAAAAGACGATGAGATGTAA
- a CDS encoding rhodanese-like domain-containing protein yields the protein MTTRTLLYYTVIFMTLLLTLDGCSGDGGQNPPAPAPENSRQTGALPPTGDAASLIQKGEDAFKAARYKDAVSFYRQAVLLTQPGSAGSSRSPKSPKSDDVCTLYNQALLAWAGDQYLSSIPKDRYEIPPGRFSADIKQGKRYFIVDVREPYEFDKGHLEGAINIPLREFMKHLDLLPGKGASILLVCHTERRANHVLVILRELGYSNVYVLKSGYEEYLKWLKNPKEGGGSKQNGGKGPSSHKPKSSPNGSDEEEDFGC from the coding sequence ATGACAACGAGGACGTTGCTCTACTACACGGTCATCTTCATGACCCTCCTTCTCACACTGGACGGTTGCTCAGGCGATGGGGGCCAAAACCCTCCAGCCCCAGCGCCTGAGAACAGCCGCCAGACTGGGGCATTACCCCCAACAGGGGATGCCGCCTCGCTGATACAAAAGGGAGAAGATGCATTCAAGGCGGCAAGATACAAGGATGCCGTATCATTCTACAGACAGGCCGTCTTGCTGACACAGCCAGGATCCGCGGGGTCTTCAAGGTCTCCAAAGTCACCAAAGTCAGATGATGTCTGTACCCTCTACAACCAGGCGCTTCTGGCCTGGGCCGGGGATCAGTACCTCTCATCCATACCTAAAGACAGATACGAAATCCCGCCTGGGCGATTCTCGGCAGACATAAAGCAGGGCAAAAGGTATTTCATTGTCGATGTAAGGGAACCGTATGAATTCGACAAGGGCCACCTTGAAGGGGCGATAAATATCCCGCTTCGGGAGTTTATGAAACACCTTGATCTGCTTCCAGGGAAAGGGGCCTCGATACTGCTTGTCTGCCATACAGAGAGGCGGGCCAACCATGTGTTGGTGATCTTGAGGGAACTTGGATACTCAAATGTATATGTACTTAAGAGTGGCTATGAGGAATACCTCAAGTGGCTTAAAAATCCAAAAGAAGGGGGTGGTAGTAAACAAAATGGAGGTAAGGGTCCATCATCGCATAAACCTAAAAGTTCACCAAATGGTTCGGATGAAGAAGAGGATTTCGGATGTTGA
- a CDS encoding NADH-quinone oxidoreductase subunit B family protein has protein sequence MFKLIRTRIHQGYKTCNYPGKEVTLHPAFKGLPRLNLNCDQNIVEKCAASCPQDAIDPGTRLIDLGRCVFCGLCERISKGEFIRFTNNFELAATQRDHLITDGNLPDIAANAKKRFKDLFGRSLQLRQVSAGGCNACEADTNVLNTPFYDLSRFGIQFVASPRHADGLHVTGPVTRNMARALLMTYEAVPSPKLVIAAGSCAISGGPFRGSPEIIPLETLLPVDLYIPGCPPHPMTTLNALIRYFKER, from the coding sequence ATGTTTAAATTAATAAGGACAAGGATTCATCAAGGCTATAAGACCTGCAATTATCCCGGCAAAGAGGTCACTCTACACCCCGCTTTTAAGGGTCTCCCAAGGCTGAACCTCAATTGCGACCAGAACATTGTAGAGAAGTGCGCAGCCTCATGCCCGCAGGACGCTATTGATCCTGGAACCAGGCTGATCGACCTCGGACGCTGTGTCTTCTGCGGTCTGTGCGAAAGGATATCCAAAGGGGAATTCATCAGATTTACAAACAACTTTGAACTCGCTGCAACGCAACGCGATCACCTGATAACAGATGGAAATCTCCCGGATATCGCAGCCAATGCAAAGAAGCGCTTCAAAGACCTTTTCGGCAGGTCTCTGCAACTCCGGCAGGTCTCAGCCGGCGGCTGCAACGCATGCGAGGCGGATACAAACGTGCTGAACACCCCATTTTATGACCTCTCCCGTTTCGGCATCCAGTTTGTGGCGTCCCCGCGCCACGCTGACGGGTTACACGTCACCGGCCCTGTCACCCGGAATATGGCCAGGGCGCTTTTAATGACCTATGAGGCCGTACCTTCGCCAAAGCTGGTAATCGCAGCCGGAAGCTGCGCTATCTCCGGCGGGCCTTTCAGGGGGAGCCCTGAGATCATACCCCTTGAGACCCTCCTGCCAGTGGACCTCTACATTCCGGGCTGCCCTCCGCACCCGATGACGACACTGAACGCCCTCATCAGGTATTTTAAAGAAAGATAG
- the nrfD gene encoding NrfD/PsrC family molybdoenzyme membrane anchor subunit yields MKKQIASLIWLIAIIGFVIGCYGIYQRFAFGHRLTDYGSYIPWGLWVATYIYFIGLSAGSFLLSTLVYVVKIEKLEKIGKLSLFTAFGCLIAALISIWLDLGHEFRVYRVILHPNFKSMMSWMGILYSSYFVVILFELWFAMRVDLIKTASIGTGLIAAVCRFLALGSSDTSDKSRARDSRVLKVLGSIGVPLAIAFHGGVGMLFAVVGARTYWHSGLTPIVFLVGALASGGALLTAIVYVWGPDRNRPQFEDMMRFLGKIVLSLVLLDLLFEISEYFVGMYAGIPDEAIPIKAVLFGHYWYVFWVVHVLFGVIVPVWIFTRNAVSRPVGKTSPGAIAFAALLVAVTFMALRLNIVIPAQINPEIEGLQYAFMGPGLNYTYLPTVSEWLVTIWIASFGLLLFLIGYNVLPIVNKDDKEVA; encoded by the coding sequence ATGAAAAAACAGATCGCAAGCTTGATATGGCTTATCGCCATTATAGGATTCGTTATAGGGTGTTACGGCATATACCAGAGGTTCGCCTTCGGGCACAGGTTGACCGATTACGGCTCCTACATCCCATGGGGCCTCTGGGTTGCAACATATATCTACTTCATCGGCCTTTCTGCAGGCTCCTTCCTTCTCTCTACCCTCGTTTACGTGGTCAAGATCGAAAAACTGGAAAAGATAGGCAAGCTCTCACTCTTTACCGCCTTTGGTTGTCTGATAGCCGCGCTCATCTCCATCTGGCTCGATCTTGGCCATGAATTCAGGGTTTACAGGGTTATCCTCCACCCCAACTTCAAATCCATGATGTCCTGGATGGGTATACTATACTCAAGCTATTTCGTGGTCATCCTGTTTGAGCTCTGGTTTGCAATGCGGGTAGATCTCATCAAAACGGCCTCAATCGGGACAGGGCTCATTGCGGCTGTCTGTCGATTCCTCGCGCTTGGAAGTTCAGACACCTCGGATAAGTCAAGGGCCAGGGACAGCAGGGTCTTAAAGGTCCTGGGTTCCATCGGCGTACCCCTTGCCATCGCATTCCACGGCGGGGTCGGTATGCTCTTTGCTGTAGTAGGTGCGCGCACTTACTGGCACAGTGGACTGACGCCGATAGTATTTCTTGTGGGGGCGCTTGCATCAGGCGGGGCGCTTCTGACCGCCATCGTCTATGTCTGGGGACCTGACAGAAACAGACCTCAATTTGAAGACATGATGCGGTTTCTGGGCAAAATAGTCCTGTCCCTTGTCCTTTTAGACCTACTGTTTGAGATATCCGAATATTTTGTTGGCATGTATGCCGGTATCCCTGACGAGGCCATACCGATAAAGGCGGTGCTCTTCGGGCATTACTGGTACGTATTCTGGGTCGTCCATGTCCTTTTCGGTGTCATCGTACCTGTCTGGATATTCACCAGAAACGCCGTATCAAGACCTGTTGGAAAAACCAGTCCAGGGGCTATCGCCTTTGCCGCACTGCTGGTGGCAGTCACCTTTATGGCGCTGAGACTCAATATCGTCATTCCGGCCCAGATAAACCCGGAGATAGAGGGGCTTCAGTATGCCTTTATGGGCCCAGGACTTAACTACACATATCTGCCGACCGTATCCGAGTGGCTGGTTACTATCTGGATCGCATCTTTTGGGCTGCTTCTCTTCCTGATCGGATACAACGTGCTCCCAATAGTAAACAAAGATGATAAGGAGGTTGCATAA
- a CDS encoding 4Fe-4S dicluster domain-containing protein, giving the protein MAIIDIEPQEEIRQRMMNDLKRALKKPMNKRHWVMVIDLGKCVGCHACTTACVAENHLPPGIVYRPVMEKEIGRYPNVRKTFLPRPCMQCDNPPCIKVCPASATWKRPDGIVEIDYDKCIGCRYCINACPYSARTFDKGFYYCDDTPFVPDYEKLPSFEYGKEWPRKNRDDSPVGNARKCTFCLHRVEKGILPACVTTCLGDATYFGDSNDPDSLVSALLGSPRLMRLKEEFGTHPSTFYLV; this is encoded by the coding sequence ATGGCCATAATTGACATCGAACCTCAGGAAGAAATACGGCAAAGGATGATGAATGATCTCAAACGCGCCCTTAAAAAACCCATGAATAAAAGGCACTGGGTCATGGTGATCGATCTGGGAAAATGCGTCGGATGCCACGCCTGCACCACGGCGTGCGTGGCTGAAAATCACCTGCCGCCAGGGATTGTTTACCGCCCGGTCATGGAAAAGGAGATAGGCCGGTATCCAAATGTCAGAAAGACATTTCTGCCAAGGCCCTGCATGCAGTGCGACAATCCGCCCTGTATCAAGGTCTGCCCGGCAAGCGCCACATGGAAACGGCCGGACGGCATAGTCGAGATCGACTATGACAAATGTATCGGCTGCCGTTATTGCATAAACGCCTGCCCATATTCTGCCAGGACCTTTGACAAGGGTTTTTATTATTGCGACGACACGCCCTTTGTCCCTGACTATGAAAAACTGCCTTCCTTTGAATACGGCAAGGAATGGCCGAGAAAGAACAGGGATGACTCCCCTGTCGGCAACGCGCGGAAATGCACCTTTTGCCTGCATCGGGTTGAAAAGGGCATCCTGCCCGCCTGTGTCACCACATGCCTTGGAGACGCCACCTACTTCGGCGATTCCAACGACCCAGACAGCCTGGTCTCCGCGCTGCTCGGCTCGCCGAGGCTCATGAGGTTGAAAGAGGAATTCGGCACCCATCCAAGCACATTTTACCTGGTCTAA
- a CDS encoding substrate-binding domain-containing protein: MKGIRCPRVAYLLFTMVFVLSIYIGCSKDKDKESRQDQEKNKGVIRLDKLSALPEKNSTGGPQPLRVAVAAIISPEGTVESYKPLLKYLGKVTERPVKLIQRRTYWEVNELIAKGRVDLAFVCTGAYIQQGSDKKMSLLVTPQIKGKVTYRAVIIVPSASKARTFMDLKGSVFAFTDPLSNTGYLYPAYLIKKACYKPEDFFKRTFFTYSHDRSIQAVAQGLADGASVDEIVYENAINKDPGIAKKIRIILTSQEFGMPPVVVPREQNPTETKRLKDIFLRMHKNRDGKTALFALGIEKFVEPRPAIYEAFCIDYKDQPCKK; this comes from the coding sequence ATGAAAGGCATCCGATGCCCCCGAGTTGCATATCTACTTTTCACAATGGTCTTTGTTCTCTCTATCTATATCGGGTGCAGTAAAGATAAAGATAAAGAATCGAGACAAGACCAAGAAAAAAACAAAGGCGTCATACGACTTGACAAGCTCTCCGCCCTTCCTGAGAAAAACAGCACAGGCGGCCCGCAACCCCTGAGGGTCGCGGTTGCCGCCATTATCTCGCCGGAAGGGACTGTTGAGTCCTACAAGCCGCTTTTAAAATATCTTGGAAAGGTCACTGAAAGACCTGTCAAACTTATACAGCGGCGCACTTACTGGGAGGTAAATGAGCTGATCGCAAAAGGCAGGGTCGATCTTGCCTTTGTCTGCACAGGGGCCTATATCCAGCAAGGCAGCGACAAAAAGATGTCCCTGCTGGTTACGCCTCAGATAAAAGGCAAAGTGACCTACCGTGCAGTCATAATCGTGCCCTCCGCGTCGAAGGCGAGGACATTTATGGACCTCAAGGGAAGTGTCTTTGCCTTTACTGACCCCCTTTCCAATACGGGATATCTCTACCCTGCATATCTGATCAAAAAGGCCTGTTATAAGCCTGAGGATTTTTTTAAACGCACCTTTTTCACCTACAGCCACGACCGCTCCATACAGGCCGTGGCCCAAGGGCTTGCGGATGGGGCGTCTGTGGATGAAATCGTCTATGAAAACGCCATAAACAAAGACCCAGGCATAGCAAAAAAAATCCGCATCATACTTACCTCGCAGGAGTTCGGAATGCCGCCGGTCGTAGTGCCGCGCGAGCAGAACCCAACGGAAACAAAGAGATTAAAAGACATCTTTCTCCGCATGCACAAAAACAGAGACGGCAAAACCGCCCTCTTTGCCCTGGGTATTGAGAAATTTGTCGAGCCAAGGCCTGCCATCTACGAGGCCTTTTGCATAGACTACAAAGACCAGCCATGCAAAAAATAG
- a CDS encoding ATP-binding protein: MHRLQRPAMQKIATQNDRDAAIPGKTHLSSRLSFFWKMADAVPLNLKIIGMVVGTAILIGTFTTLQVYRAMEQESYRQLREMSRSIARELAARSQDYILLNDMFGLTRMLKDAVRNLPDLRYAFIVSPNKEVLAHTFEGGFPLDLLRVEHDAQAGVGTKMLQTNEGLVLDSSAPILNGDIGVVRVGVSGKGSEDAITRLIKALVFTTLGVIVLGIAFSGLLTWVITRPVMILLNATRILTEGDFSVRAQKNSGDEIGQLTSAFNQMAAKLEMAERERLEREGIREELLQKIITAQEEERKRIARELHDQVAQSLASLMLELKYLEQTQERRLITESIKRLRATLVSELESIHNIAVELRPSVLDDMGITAALEMYADKFMAKYGIKVELYIYGLKDIRLESYIETSLYRIVQEALTNVARHSKADAVTVIIELINGEIRGILEDNGVGFDMVAKTRNRLGIYGMEERTKLLGGEFKVESEPGQGTMVTFTIPAGVSSESPR; encoded by the coding sequence TTGCATAGACTACAAAGACCAGCCATGCAAAAAATAGCCACACAAAACGATCGGGATGCAGCCATTCCTGGAAAAACACACTTATCTTCCAGACTTTCCTTTTTCTGGAAAATGGCGGATGCCGTGCCTTTGAATCTAAAGATCATTGGCATGGTCGTGGGCACCGCCATACTCATCGGGACCTTTACCACACTTCAGGTCTATCGGGCCATGGAGCAGGAGTCATACAGACAGCTACGGGAGATGAGCCGCTCCATAGCAAGGGAGCTTGCAGCCAGGAGCCAGGATTATATCCTCTTAAACGACATGTTCGGCCTTACCCGTATGCTCAAGGATGCTGTAAGGAACCTGCCGGACCTCCGTTATGCCTTTATTGTCTCTCCAAACAAGGAGGTCCTTGCGCATACCTTTGAAGGCGGGTTTCCGCTGGATCTTTTAAGGGTGGAGCATGACGCCCAGGCAGGCGTTGGGACCAAAATGCTTCAAACAAATGAAGGGCTGGTATTGGATTCATCCGCCCCCATACTTAACGGGGACATAGGGGTTGTTCGTGTGGGGGTTTCAGGGAAGGGCTCTGAAGACGCCATTACAAGGCTTATAAAGGCCCTCGTCTTTACGACACTGGGCGTGATAGTGCTTGGGATCGCCTTTTCAGGGCTTCTCACATGGGTGATTACAAGACCTGTCATGATCTTGCTGAACGCCACGCGCATCCTCACAGAGGGTGATTTTTCAGTAAGGGCGCAAAAAAATTCCGGAGACGAGATCGGCCAGCTCACATCGGCCTTCAATCAGATGGCAGCAAAACTCGAAATGGCTGAAAGGGAGCGGCTCGAAAGGGAAGGGATAAGAGAGGAACTCCTTCAAAAAATCATCACCGCCCAGGAAGAAGAGAGAAAGCGCATAGCAAGGGAGCTTCACGACCAGGTCGCCCAGTCTCTTGCGTCTCTGATGCTGGAGCTTAAATACCTCGAGCAGACGCAAGAGCGCAGGCTCATAACAGAGAGCATCAAGCGTCTGAGGGCCACCCTTGTCAGCGAACTTGAGTCGATCCATAACATAGCCGTTGAGCTTAGACCGTCGGTCCTGGACGACATGGGGATCACCGCGGCTCTTGAGATGTATGCGGATAAATTCATGGCAAAATACGGGATCAAGGTGGAACTCTACATATACGGGCTTAAAGACATACGCCTTGAGTCCTATATCGAGACAAGCCTCTATCGCATAGTACAGGAGGCCCTTACGAACGTCGCCCGCCACTCAAAGGCGGATGCGGTGACTGTCATAATAGAATTGATCAACGGAGAGATAAGGGGTATTCTGGAAGATAATGGGGTTGGATTCGACATGGTGGCAAAGACCAGAAACAGACTTGGCATCTACGGCATGGAAGAGAGGACAAAACTCCTCGGAGGTGAATTTAAGGTTGAATCCGAGCCTGGCCAGGGCACGATGGTGACGTTTACCATACCCGCGGGTGTCTCAAGCGAATCGCCTCGATGA